The Moorella glycerini genomic interval GTTTAGTATTGATCAAGGCTATCCCCAGGGCCGCGCAGGCCAGCTGCAGCTGCTCCGAACGATAGATTTTACCATTATCCACGTAGACCATCTGCGGAATGCCCCGGCGTAAGATAGCCTCCTTGAAGACCACCTTCAAAGACTCAAACTTCTCGGAAGTAAAAAACTGGGCAAAAGTCACCAGGCGGGAACAATCATCGATAAAAGCAAAGAGGAAAGTAGCCACCTTTTTGTTGCCAACGCGAAGGTAAGGCCCGGCCGCCACATCCCCCTGCCAGAGGGTATTCACCGTATCATAGGCAAAGCGTTTCCGTTCCGGCTCCCGCCGCATCTCCCGGCCTAAAAGCCCCCTGGATTTCAGGAAACGGTAAATGGTAGCGTAAGAAACGGCGTCCGGTAAAATAACACCTTTAGCCACCAGTTGTTCATAAAAGACAGAAGCCGGACAGGAACGCTCCTCCTGGCGCAGGGCCAGGAGTTGCTCCTGTAACTCCGGGGATAAGGCCCGCGGCCTTCCCCGGTCAGAACGCCTTTTCGGTTTTAACCCCTCAAACCCCTCGCGGCGGTAATCCCTGAGCCAGCTGGCAATGGTCTGGGGGCTATAGTCGCAGAGGCCATAATACGGTACTTCATGGGGTCTGGCCGTAATACTCTCCAGGTAGGCCTTCCTGCTGGCTACCTGACCCTGCAACAACGGCGCAATCAAGCTAAAGCGAAAAAGAGCGATATTTTCCCGGTCCTTCTCGTCCATCACAACCCCTCCCCAGGATTTAAGGTTAACCGGTCCGGTCATTTACCAGTTTAACCTTAACCTGTCCCCCAGGACAGGCAAAAGGTGTGTGGTGGCTAATGTAGCAGGGAGGCTTTACGGAACCGGGGAAAGCATGGTAAAATTAATTAGCCATAAAATTGCGCCGGAAATGATTATGGAACCTTTGGGAAAAGGTTTCGGCGTTGGGGAACGCGGCAATCATTTCCAGCAATTTTATGGCCCTTTGTTTAAATTCCGGCGGGATTATTTCCTGGTAACCCTGCTCCCGGAAGAAGGCCTGGATGCAATTCATGTTCTTCGCCCAACGGCGGCGGTAGAACTGGAGCAGCTGGTAGTAAATAAGGAGGCGGGCCTTGGAGAAGAAATATATGAGACAGTCCAGAATGAACTTAAGGGAATACTGGTAATACGGCAGGAGAAAGGAAGGCAAAAGAGAGAAGGTGTGCCGGCAGGAGCGGCACCAAAAGCGGCAGATGGGCAGCTGTAGCCACTTTTCCGAGTCACTACCGGCATTACGCCAGTAAAAACCATGCCGCTTTAGAGCCTGCCGGGCCATACAGATAGGGCAAGACTCTATGACGGGAAACTCATTTTTCTTACCCCGGGCAGCATAATCCTCCAGGGAAATACCGAAATTGTATACCAGTTGCATAAACAGCCCCCCAGAATAATTTGCTAAAATTATATCACTTTGGGGGAACTGTTACATGTTATCTCGATATTTTAAATTGATAAAGTTAGGACTAGTTTTAAGGATGATAGTGTGCTAAATGACAAGTTGTACCGGCCGGCATAACAGAAATTGCTAAGAAACAGGCTGCAGGGTATGCCTACATCAAGCCCTGATTATGTGTCCGCATGGAGGGGAAGTGAGAAACTTCCCCTTTTTGTAACTCGATCGTACGGTAACAAAAAAGAGGGGCCCGACCCAGCATAATATAGGAGGCCAATAAAATCGATGGAAGGAATTGTAGATTCTAACCCCCTAATTTTGGACATCAGGCACAAAATACGGTTATATCGTTTTCGGCTCTGATTTCCGAATACCCTGGTTTATTCCTGGTTGTCGAGGCCGTTTCATCTTGA includes:
- a CDS encoding helix-turn-helix domain-containing protein; translated protein: MDEKDRENIALFRFSLIAPLLQGQVASRKAYLESITARPHEVPYYGLCDYSPQTIASWLRDYRREGFEGLKPKRRSDRGRPRALSPELQEQLLALRQEERSCPASVFYEQLVAKGVILPDAVSYATIYRFLKSRGLLGREMRREPERKRFAYDTVNTLWQGDVAAGPYLRVGNKKVATFLFAFIDDCSRLVTFAQFFTSEKFESLKVVFKEAILRRGIPQMVYVDNGKIYRSEQLQLACAALGIALINTKPYDPQSKGKIERFFLTVRQRFLPLVKDEHLKSLDNLNRSFWQWLEEDYHRQVHSALGMSPLDKFMSQFSQVKMVSDPAVLEPLFFKREERRVHHDATISINKRLFEVPPQFIGNRVEVRFDPEKLERVLIFVAGKEVAVAQPVALSVNARAKRESKLSFASLQGGGQN
- a CDS encoding DUF6431 domain-containing protein, which encodes MQLVYNFGISLEDYAARGKKNEFPVIESCPICMARQALKRHGFYWRNAGSDSEKWLQLPICRFWCRSCRHTFSLLPSFLLPYYQYSLKFILDCLIYFFSKARLLIYYQLLQFYRRRWAKNMNCIQAFFREQGYQEIIPPEFKQRAIKLLEMIAAFPNAETFSQRFHNHFRRNFMAN